A genomic window from Streptomyces sp. 846.5 includes:
- a CDS encoding ferredoxin, translated as MSTSLHLAVDWTACTAHGLCAELLPERVTLDEWGYPLVEGAPVPDEAVRRARKAAADCPVLALKLLHKKA; from the coding sequence ATGAGTACCAGCCTGCACCTCGCCGTCGACTGGACCGCCTGCACCGCCCACGGGCTGTGCGCGGAGCTGCTGCCGGAGCGGGTCACCCTGGACGAGTGGGGCTATCCGCTGGTCGAGGGCGCCCCGGTCCCGGACGAGGCCGTGCGGCGGGCGAGGAAAGCCGCCGCCGACTGCCCGGTACTCGCGCTGAAATTGCTCCATAAAAAGGCATGA
- a CDS encoding FAD:protein FMN transferase, which yields MTAAADWRALGCAVRLVVTDPSRLDDCRESLEHWLDEVDAACSRFRDDSHLVGLNTAAAYADGHPVPVIPLLGEALAAALRAAELTDGDVDPTVGSAMAAIGYDRDFRLIEREGRPVRLLVRPVPGWRKVVLDPVACTVAMPPGVELDLGATAKAWAADRAATRLAADAGCGVLVSLGGDTAVAGEAPEDGWRIRVQDATGPVDAVAEGPHALVTIRDGGLASSGISARRWRRGSRPMHHLVDPRTGLPAATPWRTVSVAAGTCLDANTASTAAMVRGAAAPEWLAAHRLPARLVAADGTVTAVADWPADAEAHPEVAV from the coding sequence ATGACCGCCGCCGCCGACTGGCGCGCCCTCGGCTGCGCCGTGCGCCTGGTGGTCACCGACCCGAGCCGCCTGGACGACTGCCGTGAATCCCTGGAGCACTGGCTCGACGAGGTCGACGCCGCCTGCAGCCGCTTCCGCGACGACTCGCACCTGGTGGGCCTGAACACCGCCGCCGCGTACGCCGACGGGCATCCGGTCCCGGTGATCCCGCTGCTCGGCGAGGCCCTGGCCGCCGCCCTGCGCGCGGCCGAGCTCACCGACGGCGACGTCGACCCCACCGTCGGCTCGGCGATGGCGGCCATCGGCTACGACCGTGACTTCCGGCTGATCGAGCGTGAGGGCAGGCCGGTACGGCTGCTGGTGCGGCCGGTGCCGGGCTGGCGCAAGGTCGTGCTGGACCCCGTCGCCTGCACCGTCGCCATGCCGCCGGGGGTGGAGCTCGACCTCGGCGCCACCGCGAAGGCCTGGGCCGCGGACCGGGCTGCCACCCGGCTCGCCGCCGACGCCGGCTGCGGCGTCCTGGTCAGCCTGGGCGGTGACACCGCCGTGGCCGGGGAGGCCCCCGAGGACGGCTGGCGGATACGCGTCCAGGACGCCACCGGACCCGTCGACGCCGTCGCCGAGGGCCCGCACGCCCTGGTCACCATCCGCGACGGCGGCCTGGCCAGCTCGGGCATCAGCGCCCGGCGCTGGCGGCGCGGCAGCCGTCCGATGCACCATCTGGTCGACCCGCGCACCGGTCTTCCGGCGGCGACGCCCTGGCGCACCGTCAGCGTGGCGGCCGGCACCTGCCTGGACGCCAACACCGCCAGCACCGCCGCCATGGTGCGCGGCGCGGCGGCCCCGGAGTGGCTGGCCGCGCACCGCCTCCCGGCCCGGTTGGTCGCGGCCGACGGCACCGTCACCGCGGTCGCCGACTGGCCCGCCGACGCGGAAGCGCACCCGGAGGTGGCGGTATGA
- a CDS encoding NADH-ubiquinone oxidoreductase-F iron-sulfur binding region domain-containing protein — MATIPQPAGAVLQDALPRLLPRTPLDLAAHTAQYGPRAGGQGLAALLAEAGLTGRGGAAFPVHRKVEAVAAAARRSGRTPVAVANGCEGEPASHKDATLLRLAPHLVLDGLLTAAEAIGTRTAHLAVEQGSGLLPGLRAALAERPGDTVVLTEVPRRFLSGESSALTGYLSGGSGLPRFPQPPTRERGVAGAPTLVQNVETLAQLALISRYGPGWFRTAGTVAEPGSMLCTVHTAGGPPRVFEASTGTPLRRLFGPLPYAVQAVLVGGYHGSWLPAAALDRRLAAADLGVPLGAGVLAALPANRCGLVETARVLRYLALESAGQCGPCLNGLPRIAAAFADLASPAKAAWEPRLLDDLARWSGLVEGRGVCHHPDGTVRLVRSALTVFAAEVSAHQAGYCTGNSPAPLLPVPSDSAPEVLR, encoded by the coding sequence ATGGCGACGATCCCCCAGCCCGCCGGGGCCGTGCTGCAGGACGCCCTGCCCCGGCTGCTGCCGCGGACCCCGCTCGACCTGGCCGCCCACACCGCCCAGTACGGCCCTAGGGCCGGCGGGCAGGGACTGGCCGCGCTGCTCGCCGAGGCCGGGCTGACCGGACGCGGCGGGGCCGCCTTCCCGGTGCACCGCAAGGTGGAGGCCGTCGCCGCGGCGGCCCGGCGGAGCGGGAGGACCCCCGTCGCCGTCGCCAACGGCTGCGAGGGCGAACCGGCCAGCCACAAGGACGCGACCCTGCTGCGGCTGGCCCCGCACCTGGTCCTGGACGGGCTGCTGACCGCGGCCGAGGCGATCGGCACCCGGACCGCGCACCTCGCCGTGGAACAGGGCAGCGGTCTGCTGCCGGGACTGCGCGCGGCGCTGGCCGAGCGCCCCGGCGACACGGTGGTGCTGACCGAGGTGCCGCGCCGGTTCCTCTCCGGCGAGTCCTCCGCGCTCACCGGCTACCTCTCCGGCGGCAGCGGCCTGCCCCGCTTCCCGCAGCCGCCGACCCGCGAGCGCGGCGTCGCCGGGGCGCCCACCCTGGTGCAGAACGTGGAGACGCTCGCCCAGCTGGCGCTGATATCCCGTTACGGCCCCGGCTGGTTCCGCACCGCGGGGACCGTGGCGGAGCCCGGCTCCATGCTGTGCACCGTCCACACCGCCGGCGGTCCGCCCCGGGTGTTCGAGGCATCCACCGGAACACCGCTGCGGCGGCTGTTCGGTCCGCTCCCGTACGCGGTCCAGGCGGTGCTGGTCGGCGGCTACCACGGCAGCTGGCTGCCGGCGGCCGCGCTGGACCGGCGACTGGCCGCGGCCGACCTCGGCGTACCGCTGGGCGCGGGGGTGCTGGCGGCGCTGCCGGCCAACCGCTGCGGGCTGGTCGAGACGGCGCGGGTGCTGCGCTACCTGGCGCTGGAGTCGGCCGGACAGTGCGGCCCCTGCCTCAACGGGCTTCCGCGGATCGCCGCCGCCTTCGCCGATCTGGCCTCCCCGGCCAAGGCGGCCTGGGAACCCCGGCTCCTGGACGACCTGGCCCGCTGGTCCGGCCTGGTCGAGGGCCGCGGCGTGTGCCACCACCCGGACGGGACGGTGCGGCTGGTGCGCAGCGCCCTCACCGTCTTCGCCGCCGAGGTCTCCGCCCACCAGGCCGGCTACTGCACCGGGAACAGCCCGGCTCCGCTGCTGCCGGTCCCGTCCGACTCCGCACCGGAGGTCCTGCGATGA
- a CDS encoding MFS transporter yields MTLTLASVTTHTTHPAATDAELAQDTVLSPQYRALTLGIVSTVLLVAFEATAVNTAMPVAARALHGLGLYAFAFSGFFTASLLAMVVSGEWCDKRGPLGPLSAGIAAFGAGLLIAGTAQGMGVFVAGRAVQGLGGGLVIVALYVVVGRAYPERLRPSVFAAFSSAWVLPSIVGPVVSGTVTQHLGWRWVFLSIPVLVLLPVSLMLPQLRRLQTEDGSERSWALDRSRLLFALAMATGAGLLQYAGQLLDLYALIPAVAGLLLLVPAVRRLLPRGTFRAARGLPTVILLRGVAAGTFFAAEAFIPLMLVTQRGLSPTLAGLSLTSGGLSWALGSWIQGRSWADRHRGLLIRTGFLMSAAAIAGAGLGLVQSVPPYAVAIAWAVGGLGMGLTIASVGVLMLGLSDADDTGENSASLQVSDALGNVLLVGFAGVLFAVVGTGTKGGFAAIFAVMATIALVGAVVSGRTAKRPH; encoded by the coding sequence ATGACCCTTACACTCGCTTCAGTGACCACCCACACCACCCACCCCGCCGCGACCGATGCCGAGCTCGCCCAGGACACCGTGCTGAGCCCCCAGTACCGGGCGCTGACCCTCGGCATCGTGTCCACCGTGCTGCTCGTCGCCTTCGAGGCCACCGCGGTGAACACCGCGATGCCGGTCGCCGCCCGCGCCCTGCACGGCCTCGGGCTCTACGCCTTCGCCTTCTCCGGCTTCTTCACCGCCAGCCTGCTCGCCATGGTGGTCTCCGGGGAGTGGTGCGACAAGCGCGGCCCGCTGGGACCGCTCAGCGCGGGCATCGCCGCCTTCGGCGCCGGCCTGCTGATCGCGGGCACCGCGCAGGGCATGGGGGTCTTCGTCGCGGGCCGGGCGGTCCAGGGGCTGGGCGGCGGGCTGGTCATCGTGGCGCTCTACGTGGTCGTCGGCCGCGCCTACCCGGAGCGGCTGCGGCCCTCCGTCTTCGCGGCCTTCTCGTCGGCCTGGGTGCTGCCCTCGATCGTCGGCCCGGTGGTGTCCGGGACGGTCACCCAGCACCTGGGCTGGCGCTGGGTGTTCCTCTCCATACCGGTGCTGGTGCTGCTGCCGGTCTCGCTGATGCTCCCTCAGCTCCGCCGACTCCAGACCGAGGACGGCTCCGAACGCAGCTGGGCGCTGGACCGCAGCCGGCTGCTGTTCGCCCTGGCGATGGCCACCGGCGCCGGACTGCTCCAGTACGCGGGGCAGCTGCTCGACCTCTACGCGCTGATCCCGGCCGTGGCCGGGCTGCTGCTGCTCGTCCCCGCCGTCCGCCGACTGCTCCCGCGCGGCACCTTCCGGGCCGCGCGCGGCCTGCCGACGGTGATCCTGCTGCGCGGCGTCGCGGCCGGCACCTTCTTCGCCGCCGAGGCCTTCATCCCGCTGATGCTGGTCACCCAGCGCGGCCTCTCGCCGACCCTGGCCGGGCTCTCACTCACCAGCGGCGGGCTGAGCTGGGCGCTCGGCTCCTGGATCCAGGGCCGCTCCTGGGCCGACCGGCACCGCGGTCTGCTGATCCGCACCGGCTTCCTGATGTCGGCGGCGGCCATCGCCGGGGCGGGCCTCGGCCTGGTCCAGTCGGTCCCGCCGTACGCAGTCGCCATCGCCTGGGCGGTCGGCGGGCTGGGCATGGGGCTGACCATCGCCAGCGTGGGCGTGCTGATGCTGGGCCTCTCGGACGCCGACGACACCGGCGAGAACTCCGCCTCGCTCCAGGTCAGCGACGCCCTGGGCAACGTCCTGCTGGTCGGCTTCGCCGGCGTGCTCTTCGCGGTCGTCGGGACCGGGACGAAGGGCGGTTTCGCCGCGATCTTCGCCGTGATGGCGACGATTGCCCTGGTCGGCGCGGTGGTGAGCGGACGCACGGCGAAACGGCCGCATTGA
- a CDS encoding ferric reductase-like transmembrane domain-containing protein encodes MSSSSPVLWYAGQATGVVSLVLFSAVTLLGVMVQLRSQLPGLPRFGTVTLHRTLSMLAMVFLAIHIVTAVADSYVNINLVDSVVPFVSDFQPLWLGLGTVGFDLLLAVIVTSLLRARIGHRAWRAVHWLAYASWPVAVVHGLTLGSGTGGMASGVALWLTVACVVAVLAAVAVRIRVALRPAAPNTPAALLARAAAPATAPPATAPHHHYAGTSKGA; translated from the coding sequence ATGAGCTCGTCCTCCCCTGTGCTCTGGTACGCGGGCCAGGCCACCGGCGTGGTGTCGCTGGTGCTGTTCTCCGCGGTCACCCTGCTGGGGGTGATGGTGCAGCTCAGGAGCCAGCTGCCGGGCCTGCCCCGGTTCGGCACGGTCACCCTGCACCGCACCCTCTCGATGCTGGCCATGGTCTTCCTGGCGATCCACATCGTGACCGCCGTCGCGGACTCCTATGTGAACATCAACCTGGTCGACAGCGTGGTGCCGTTCGTCAGCGACTTCCAGCCGCTCTGGCTCGGTCTGGGCACGGTCGGCTTCGACCTGCTGCTCGCCGTGATCGTCACCAGCCTGCTGCGGGCCAGGATCGGCCACCGGGCCTGGCGCGCCGTGCACTGGCTGGCGTACGCGTCCTGGCCGGTGGCCGTGGTGCACGGGCTCACCCTGGGCTCCGGCACCGGCGGCATGGCCTCCGGCGTGGCCCTGTGGCTGACCGTGGCCTGCGTCGTCGCCGTCCTGGCCGCTGTGGCGGTACGGATCCGGGTCGCGCTGCGGCCCGCCGCACCCAACACCCCGGCCGCGCTGCTGGCCCGGGCCGCCGCGCCCGCCACTGCGCCGCCCGCCACCGCCCCGCACCACCACTACGCCGGCACCAGCAAGGGAGCCTGA